The following coding sequences are from one Terriglobales bacterium window:
- a CDS encoding helix-hairpin-helix domain-containing protein: MKRTRLWFTVVATLCALLIFSNLAGAQGASSKGETKKPSAAAADAGNLVDLNSASKEQLQALPGIGDAYSQKIIDNRPYHAKTDLVKKKVIPQATYNKIKDMVIAKQK, from the coding sequence ATGAAGCGGACACGTTTGTGGTTTACGGTGGTGGCGACGCTGTGCGCCTTGCTGATCTTCAGCAACCTAGCCGGGGCGCAGGGCGCCAGTTCCAAAGGAGAAACCAAGAAGCCGTCGGCGGCTGCCGCCGACGCGGGTAACCTGGTGGATCTGAACTCCGCCAGCAAAGAGCAACTGCAAGCTCTGCCGGGAATCGGGGACGCCTATTCGCAGAAGATCATCGACAACCGTCCGTATCACGCTAAGACGGACCTGGTGAAAAAGAAGGTGATCCCGCAAGCGACGTACAACAAGATTAAGGATATGGTGATCGCCAAGCAGAAGTGA
- a CDS encoding DUF333 domain-containing protein: protein MSVLLALHKRRLWLLATGLLVVVSALAVEAQESKPGEESDANERLLQLAPASIPALTPYLELNQEQQDKFNELQKSYFASLISIQGQAKLSEDEKFEKSTVLTQDTTNQMMAALSKEQQQRVPATLELFASLRALRIPTDVAGDLKLTPEQRTQIISLAQEMRQQIRALPAEDRRSAKGFTVMKESNAKLQAVLTPQQKALLEADPRNATLANPASVNCGKRGGKTVIRKKADGSEYGVCVFPNGAECEEWALLRGQCSPETAKKP, encoded by the coding sequence ATGAGTGTGCTCTTAGCGCTTCACAAGCGACGTCTATGGCTGCTTGCCACTGGTTTGCTGGTGGTAGTTTCGGCGCTGGCCGTGGAAGCCCAGGAGAGTAAACCCGGGGAGGAGTCTGACGCTAACGAGAGATTGCTGCAGTTGGCTCCGGCGTCGATCCCGGCACTGACACCCTACCTGGAATTAAACCAAGAGCAGCAGGACAAGTTCAACGAACTTCAGAAATCCTACTTTGCGAGCCTCATATCGATACAGGGCCAGGCAAAGCTGAGTGAGGATGAAAAGTTCGAGAAGAGCACGGTCCTGACGCAAGACACGACCAATCAGATGATGGCAGCGCTCTCCAAAGAGCAACAGCAGAGGGTTCCGGCGACGCTGGAATTGTTTGCCTCGCTGCGAGCCCTGCGGATACCCACAGATGTCGCGGGCGATCTGAAACTTACGCCCGAACAGCGGACTCAGATCATCAGCCTGGCGCAGGAGATGCGGCAACAAATACGAGCCCTGCCCGCCGAGGACCGGCGGTCGGCAAAAGGCTTCACAGTGATGAAGGAGTCCAATGCCAAGCTGCAGGCCGTTTTGACTCCCCAGCAGAAAGCACTGCTGGAAGCCGATCCAAGGAACGCTACCCTGGCCAACCCCGCCTCGGTGAACTGCGGCAAGCGGGGAGGCAAGACGGTGATCCGCAAGAAGGCCGATGGCAGCGAATACGGCGTATGTGTCTTTCCCAACGGCGCAGAGTGCGAGGAATGGGCGCTGCTGCGCGGCCAGTGCTCGCCGGAGACGGCGAAAAAGCCCTAG
- a CDS encoding glycosyltransferase family 1 protein codes for MKIAIDIRSMHDFGVGTYIRNVVRTLGKIDRQNEYVLIGESDRLWEFGQLPTNFSAVNFLFAPDTSRGYWGLRRLLREQKCDLVHMPSLFWTPPYGIPCPYVVTVHDVLDYMYRSTNGRGLMRNLRFLSTRRVLTHAARILAVSNFTKKDIRGLFGISGDNIEVIYNAIDDRFLRGHATEAEKLFIAERYQVRYPFILYAGRIGPQKNLIRIIEAFSALKTELQKEGRFPDLKLIIIGDELSRHPDLRRTVIKSGVKDDVRFLGFVPIDVLRIFYDAAKVFVFPSLYEGFGLPPLEAMSHGTPVVTSNTSSLPEVVGNAALQVNPENVFEIMRGLYRAILDQPLREKLKRSGYEQAAKFSWECSVRRILEVYESVGRGKREAA; via the coding sequence GTGAAAATTGCGATCGACATCCGGTCGATGCACGACTTCGGAGTGGGCACCTATATCCGCAACGTGGTGCGGACGCTGGGAAAAATCGATCGGCAAAATGAATATGTCCTGATTGGCGAAAGCGATCGCCTGTGGGAATTTGGCCAGCTCCCAACAAATTTTTCTGCAGTCAATTTTCTGTTCGCTCCAGATACATCGCGGGGCTACTGGGGATTGCGCCGGCTGTTGCGGGAGCAGAAGTGCGACCTGGTGCACATGCCTTCGTTGTTCTGGACACCGCCGTATGGAATTCCCTGTCCTTACGTAGTCACCGTGCACGACGTGCTGGATTACATGTACCGTTCCACGAATGGGAGGGGCCTGATGCGGAACCTGCGGTTCCTCTCCACGAGACGGGTGTTGACGCACGCGGCCCGAATCCTAGCGGTATCGAATTTCACCAAGAAGGATATCCGCGGGTTATTTGGGATTTCCGGGGACAACATCGAGGTGATCTACAACGCCATCGACGACCGCTTCCTGCGAGGGCATGCCACGGAAGCGGAGAAGCTGTTCATTGCCGAACGCTACCAGGTGCGGTATCCGTTCATTCTTTATGCGGGGAGAATCGGGCCGCAGAAAAATCTGATCCGCATAATCGAAGCCTTCTCCGCGTTAAAGACGGAACTGCAGAAAGAAGGCCGCTTCCCGGATCTGAAACTGATCATCATCGGCGATGAACTTTCCCGTCATCCCGACCTGCGGCGGACGGTGATCAAGAGCGGGGTGAAGGATGATGTGCGCTTCCTGGGGTTCGTCCCTATCGACGTGCTGCGCATCTTCTATGATGCCGCGAAGGTATTTGTCTTCCCTTCCCTGTATGAAGGCTTCGGGCTGCCGCCGCTGGAAGCCATGTCGCATGGGACGCCGGTGGTGACGTCCAATACTTCGTCGCTACCGGAAGTTGTGGGCAACGCGGCGCTGCAAGTGAATCCGGAGAATGTTTTTGAGATCATGCGCGGGCTGTACCGGGCAATCCTGGATCAGCCCTTGCGGGAAAAGCTGAAGCGCAGCGGATATGAGCAGGCTGCGAAGTTCTCCTGGGAGTGCTCGGTGCGGCGCATCCTGGAAGTTTATGAGAGTGTGGGCCGGGGGAAGCGGGAAGCAGCCTAG